In Desulfuribacillus alkaliarsenatis, the following proteins share a genomic window:
- a CDS encoding DUF4179 domain-containing protein: MSSRFDEEMRKTLAKESEIPEAVRNSLDVTYNHIKSQSKSKWRSRFIKKTIVAASCLLAVGLVATNSSVVAGVKTFFNDKGIVKVFEEGLFQTNNETINNEDIGITLDSYYYDSNKIALNLLVQFDDEKILDSIKIVNLDFRIRNGDGEYLAEMIPDTKPLKGELPHVINSGSIIESINPEQGKVNIYIILESLMGEIPPLNNAEIDIETVKLFNDRGELRSIDGSWLFAIEGIEGNKDIEDQRYMEALSYEYIEKNSSSDIELLSATATPSSFNIRFALDTILGDYDMFEMKLTNDKGETIEGRQGFFIEEKDGRTIISTNFVVSSYENANAYTLQIMNIGSRQQNRSFKYVLENQKIELVRNNYQP; encoded by the coding sequence ATGAGCAGTCGCTTTGATGAAGAAATGCGTAAAACATTAGCAAAAGAAAGTGAAATTCCAGAGGCAGTTAGAAACTCACTTGATGTTACCTATAATCATATAAAAAGCCAAAGCAAGAGCAAGTGGAGAAGTAGATTTATTAAAAAAACGATAGTGGCAGCTAGTTGTCTGCTTGCTGTAGGTTTGGTGGCAACTAATAGCTCGGTCGTTGCAGGAGTGAAGACTTTTTTTAATGACAAAGGGATTGTGAAAGTATTTGAGGAAGGTTTATTTCAAACAAATAATGAAACGATAAATAATGAGGACATTGGAATCACGCTTGATAGTTATTATTATGATAGTAACAAAATAGCATTGAATTTGCTTGTCCAGTTTGATGATGAAAAAATACTAGATTCAATAAAGATCGTTAATTTAGACTTTAGGATAAGGAATGGAGATGGAGAGTATTTAGCTGAGATGATTCCAGATACAAAGCCTTTGAAAGGTGAATTACCACATGTTATTAATAGTGGAAGTATAATTGAATCAATAAATCCAGAGCAAGGCAAGGTGAATATTTATATTATACTCGAATCGTTAATGGGCGAAATTCCTCCACTAAATAATGCAGAAATTGATATAGAAACCGTAAAATTGTTCAATGATAGAGGAGAATTAAGAAGCATTGATGGAAGTTGGTTATTTGCTATAGAAGGCATAGAAGGTAATAAAGATATAGAAGATCAAAGGTATATGGAGGCATTATCATACGAATATATCGAAAAAAATAGCTCTTCAGATATCGAGTTATTAAGTGCTACTGCAACTCCCAGTTCGTTTAATATTCGCTTTGCCCTCGATACAATATTAGGAGATTATGATATGTTTGAAATGAAGTTAACTAATGATAAAGGAGAGACTATTGAAGGTCGTCAAGGTTTCTTTATAGAAGAAAAAGATGGAAGAACGATAATTTCGACGAACTTTGTTGTTAGTTCTTATGAGAATGCAAATGCGTACACTTTACAAATAATGAACATCGGTAGTAGACAGCAAAATCGTAGCTTTAAATATGTATTAGAAAATCAAAAGATAGAATTAGTAAGAAATAATTATCAGCCATAA
- a CDS encoding class I SAM-dependent methyltransferase — protein sequence MELTEERVIPKLMNPKSGILIEHIARYEFARKFAQGRVLDIACGVGYGTEIVFDDNPAISQFVGIDISEVAIEYAKTHYNYPEAEYYVDDALNENLHKTYGTFDTIISFETIEHFYGDEIFVKNLYNLLNPGGKLIISTPFGRGKNEPCSAPHHVYQYTEAEFLEVLSPFEQITMYHQIDNIIEIPKPEKKYYLMVAVCKK from the coding sequence ATGGAACTTACAGAAGAACGGGTTATACCCAAATTAATGAACCCAAAAAGTGGCATATTAATTGAGCATATAGCAAGATATGAGTTTGCCCGCAAGTTCGCTCAAGGTCGTGTTTTAGATATTGCCTGTGGCGTTGGCTATGGAACGGAGATTGTTTTTGATGATAATCCAGCTATTAGTCAGTTTGTTGGGATTGATATTTCTGAGGTAGCAATAGAGTATGCGAAAACTCATTATAATTACCCTGAGGCTGAGTACTATGTTGATGACGCTTTGAATGAAAATCTACATAAAACTTACGGTACCTTTGATACGATCATAAGCTTTGAGACGATTGAACACTTCTACGGAGATGAGATTTTTGTTAAGAATTTATATAATCTGTTAAACCCAGGCGGCAAGCTGATTATATCAACACCATTTGGTCGCGGAAAAAATGAACCTTGCTCTGCGCCGCACCACGTTTATCAATATACTGAGGCAGAGTTTTTAGAAGTATTGTCGCCTTTTGAGCAGATAACTATGTATCACCAAATAGACAATATCATTGAAATTCCTAAACCAGAAAAAAAATATTATTTAATGGTCGCAGTATGTAAAAAATAA
- a CDS encoding SH3 domain-containing protein, whose protein sequence is MNKKQKLTALVMSTCLVFASIFVSPISTKEAEAVSITRQQAVEKYHNNLATYNNHEVPIIRAFEQQYDGSLAHQVVARAIWYMEHGYMVYNFAGGYPTNGLIDCSNFTQLVYRDFGINMTSRSRDYDKVGTRVPGVSSVRVGTSISGQALYGIQGIENLRPGDIMTYWGGPENNKHISSVGIYMGVIDGKPAVLKTMQNRPTALGIVTNFSYWYGSNFFEARRVLPNDAWNPAAAHRYTDTGPVIPTNYYLPPQMPIVMPNNQVLNGNQQESSNSGNDNESSPSIIGQVSVTGNSVNVRSGPGTNHSVISVVRNGDVLDVIGQSGSWLNVRIANGNGFIADWLVSSVSVTSETLKSRVTGNIVNVRAAASTNSSILGVVRNGDEVVVKRQLSGWYEIDWNGQSAYVADFLLSTPVASTGNSAPSDPGTAVQTATVTGGVVNIRSGPSTNHSIVGVARSGNTVEVLDTDNDWVQVKSGATTGYIASWLLSQ, encoded by the coding sequence ATGAATAAAAAGCAAAAGCTCACAGCTTTGGTAATGTCAACATGTTTAGTATTTGCTAGTATCTTCGTTTCACCAATAAGTACTAAAGAAGCAGAAGCTGTTAGTATCACAAGACAGCAGGCAGTTGAAAAATACCATAACAATCTTGCAACTTATAACAATCATGAAGTTCCAATCATTAGGGCGTTTGAACAGCAATATGATGGTAGTTTAGCCCATCAGGTTGTCGCTCGTGCAATCTGGTATATGGAACATGGCTACATGGTTTATAATTTTGCAGGAGGTTATCCAACTAATGGTTTAATTGACTGCTCTAATTTCACACAGTTGGTTTATCGTGATTTTGGAATTAATATGACTTCAAGATCACGAGATTACGACAAGGTTGGAACTAGAGTTCCTGGCGTATCATCAGTTAGAGTTGGGACAAGTATATCTGGACAGGCTTTATACGGTATTCAAGGTATTGAAAATCTTCGTCCTGGGGATATTATGACGTACTGGGGAGGTCCAGAAAATAACAAGCACATTTCTAGTGTAGGAATTTACATGGGGGTAATTGATGGTAAACCAGCCGTGTTAAAAACAATGCAAAACAGGCCTACAGCATTAGGGATTGTTACTAATTTCTCTTACTGGTATGGATCGAACTTCTTTGAGGCGCGCCGTGTTCTGCCTAACGACGCTTGGAACCCTGCAGCAGCTCATAGGTATACTGATACAGGACCTGTAATTCCAACAAATTACTACTTGCCGCCTCAAATGCCAATAGTTATGCCAAATAATCAAGTTTTAAATGGAAATCAGCAAGAGTCTTCGAATTCAGGTAATGACAACGAAAGCAGTCCGTCGATAATTGGGCAGGTTAGTGTAACTGGAAATTCAGTTAACGTTCGTTCAGGACCAGGGACAAATCACTCCGTAATTAGTGTTGTCAGAAATGGTGATGTCCTAGATGTTATTGGACAATCGGGAAGCTGGCTAAATGTTCGTATTGCAAATGGAAATGGTTTTATCGCTGATTGGTTAGTAAGTTCGGTATCTGTAACTTCAGAAACGTTAAAGAGTAGAGTTACTGGAAATATTGTAAATGTTAGAGCAGCAGCATCAACTAATAGTTCAATCCTAGGTGTTGTCCGTAATGGGGATGAAGTAGTTGTAAAACGTCAATTAAGTGGATGGTATGAAATAGATTGGAATGGCCAATCTGCATACGTAGCTGACTTTTTACTATCAACCCCAGTAGCTAGTACAGGGAATTCAGCACCATCAGATCCAGGAACAGCAGTACAAACGGCTACTGTTACTGGTGGGGTAGTTAATATAAGAAGCGGCCCAAGCACGAACCATAGTATCGTAGGAGTTGCCCGTAGTGGAAATACTGTTGAGGTACTAGATACAGACAATGATTGGGTGCAAGTTAAATCAGGTGCTACGACAGGCTATATTGCAAGCTGGTTACTCTCACAATAG
- a CDS encoding DedA family protein codes for MDATFISDYFYISYSAIFLSFYIALLGVPIPNEVLIMTGGFLAAITDMNPYYVFFLIYLALTVNATVLYMIGRVFGKVLIEKRINNLRFKSYITKAQKFSEKYGSYSASLCYFVPIVRHAVPFLLGANRYPYPIFALYSYTTALLWGLSLFLVGKFLSPYIQLVGQALNVVGIALGLIILAASALIIYIRKQKIKQAELSYSD; via the coding sequence ATGGATGCAACTTTTATTTCAGACTACTTCTATATTAGTTATAGTGCTATTTTTCTATCGTTCTATATTGCACTACTTGGAGTTCCAATCCCTAATGAGGTATTGATAATGACAGGAGGGTTTTTAGCAGCAATAACAGATATGAATCCATATTATGTATTTTTTCTAATATATTTAGCTTTAACAGTTAATGCTACAGTGCTATATATGATAGGTCGAGTATTTGGTAAGGTGCTGATAGAGAAAAGAATTAACAATTTAAGATTTAAAAGCTATATCACTAAAGCTCAGAAGTTTTCAGAAAAGTATGGTTCATATTCAGCTTCTCTTTGCTATTTTGTCCCAATAGTACGTCACGCGGTACCTTTTCTATTAGGAGCGAATCGTTATCCGTATCCAATTTTTGCACTGTATTCTTACACAACAGCATTATTATGGGGATTAAGTTTGTTTTTAGTTGGGAAATTTTTAAGTCCTTATATTCAACTGGTTGGACAAGCACTTAATGTTGTTGGTATTGCATTGGGTTTAATTATACTAGCGGCAAGTGCTTTGATAATTTATATTCGTAAGCAGAAAATAAAGCAGGCAGAATTAAGTTATAGTGACTAG
- a CDS encoding FAD:protein FMN transferase, whose translation MILAKRFFIVLLLLTLVLTGCSKESQQVEYQRYATNFLDTFDTVVQVIGFTESEAEFYEYVDEIESRFWDFHKLFDKYNTYTGINNVKTINDNAGIQPVEVEQEIIDLILFAKEWYGRTYGKMNIAAGSLIKVWDDVMEHALYVDYDSAYLPPQADLEIASEHIDINNIIVDEQAMTVYLADSNMSLDFGAIAKGYAAEIVGREMIEKGFISGAIISGGNWKILGEPLASDRDYWIAAIQNPDVPYALDESGILERVQLTDQSIDTSGDYQRYVMVEDIRVHHIIDPDTLMPGNYHRGVTVLAENSGIADYLSTELFLLPYDKGRDLVDSLTEIEALWVLDDGTVVMTEGMQSHVRSNNQ comes from the coding sequence ATGATACTAGCAAAAAGGTTTTTCATTGTACTACTGCTATTGACTCTTGTGCTGACAGGATGTAGTAAAGAATCTCAACAAGTAGAATATCAAAGATATGCAACTAATTTTCTTGATACCTTTGATACGGTAGTTCAGGTTATTGGATTTACAGAATCGGAAGCAGAGTTCTATGAATATGTGGATGAGATTGAAAGCCGTTTTTGGGATTTCCATAAGCTTTTCGACAAATATAATACCTATACAGGTATAAATAATGTGAAAACAATAAATGATAACGCCGGGATTCAACCTGTTGAGGTAGAACAAGAAATCATTGATTTAATACTATTTGCTAAGGAATGGTACGGACGTACCTATGGAAAAATGAACATAGCCGCTGGCAGCTTAATTAAAGTTTGGGATGATGTTATGGAGCATGCGCTGTATGTTGACTATGATTCTGCGTATTTGCCACCGCAGGCAGATTTAGAAATAGCATCAGAGCATATCGATATTAATAATATTATTGTTGATGAACAGGCAATGACCGTATATTTAGCTGATAGCAATATGAGTCTTGACTTCGGAGCGATTGCCAAAGGCTATGCAGCAGAAATAGTTGGTAGAGAAATGATTGAGAAAGGTTTTATATCAGGGGCGATTATATCAGGAGGTAACTGGAAGATACTAGGTGAGCCTTTGGCGAGTGACAGAGATTATTGGATAGCTGCAATTCAAAACCCTGATGTACCTTACGCCCTAGATGAATCGGGGATTCTAGAAAGGGTGCAATTAACGGACCAGTCAATAGATACAAGTGGTGATTATCAAAGATATGTTATGGTAGAAGATATAAGAGTACATCATATTATCGACCCAGACACATTAATGCCTGGAAATTACCATCGTGGTGTTACTGTACTGGCAGAAAACTCTGGTATAGCAGATTATTTATCTACAGAGCTATTTTTACTACCGTACGATAAGGGACGGGATTTGGTTGACAGTTTAACTGAAATAGAAGCACTATGGGTACTAGATGACGGCACGGTAGTAATGACAGAGGGCATGCAATCACATGTTAGAAGTAACAATCAGTGA
- a CDS encoding NusG domain II-containing protein, producing MKKIAKLKRGDFIMLLFAGIVAGALFVWTWSTDWVRRSAADNRLMAKIERDGKKVAEIDLNEITETQYIEFDEGIKVTIEAEPGRIRFLHSDCPDQICVMTGWLTREGHIAVCLPSKTVVSI from the coding sequence GTGAAAAAAATTGCAAAGCTAAAGCGTGGAGATTTTATCATGCTTTTATTTGCTGGAATCGTTGCAGGTGCACTGTTTGTCTGGACTTGGTCTACAGATTGGGTTAGAAGAAGTGCAGCCGATAATCGTTTGATGGCAAAGATTGAACGCGATGGGAAAAAAGTAGCGGAAATCGACCTTAATGAAATCACAGAGACACAATATATTGAATTTGATGAAGGAATCAAAGTTACAATTGAAGCAGAGCCAGGGAGAATCCGGTTTTTACACTCCGATTGTCCTGACCAAATTTGCGTTATGACTGGCTGGTTAACGAGGGAGGGTCATATTGCAGTATGTCTACCTTCGAAGACGGTCGTGTCTATATGA
- a CDS encoding Gx transporter family protein encodes MSTFEDGRVYMSKYKRYGLIIILVTNAILISFLELFIPVPVPVPGVKLGLANIITLLAIVFLSFKDVMLIVTMRSLVIAVLTRGVMMLAFSLTGGIMSAIVMSILYKKFSNYFSIKGISIAGAIVHNTTQIVIASLILGQVVILYYLPILLVSAVITGFITGSIAEMAITEIKKKGIFNHG; translated from the coding sequence ATGTCTACCTTCGAAGACGGTCGTGTCTATATGAGCAAGTATAAGCGTTACGGGCTCATAATTATATTAGTAACGAATGCGATATTAATATCATTTCTGGAATTGTTCATACCTGTTCCAGTTCCTGTACCTGGGGTAAAATTGGGCTTAGCAAACATAATTACTTTACTAGCAATTGTGTTCTTAAGCTTTAAGGATGTTATGCTCATAGTTACAATGCGGAGCTTAGTAATCGCCGTCTTAACTAGAGGTGTAATGATGCTTGCGTTTAGCCTAACTGGTGGCATAATGAGTGCAATTGTAATGTCAATCTTGTATAAGAAATTCTCTAATTATTTTTCGATAAAGGGAATAAGTATCGCGGGTGCTATTGTTCATAATACAACGCAGATTGTCATTGCTTCATTGATATTAGGTCAAGTAGTAATACTTTATTATTTGCCGATATTATTAGTCTCGGCAGTTATTACAGGATTTATTACAGGTAGTATTGCGGAGATGGCAATCACTGAGATTAAGAAAAAAGGGATTTTTAATCATGGATAG
- a CDS encoding sensor histidine kinase has protein sequence MEREYFFLYLIYGLVFVAMGIYASYKKDKDVNHIPLVRSLKYLGAFGVTHGLSEWVTMVVITGLYDEYYLYMFYIKQTLKAVSFVFLMYFGLSLLVRKVETYLKYVKLLPIVIFLVWCAGIIWLVVKNGAFYHLDSPEFNVVLLRYFMGLPGAMITAWALYLQAVSLAKKKLFLIQIKYKRLATIFFCYGIVDGLFVRKMDFFPASVINNTLFIELFGFPIQFLKIFIGIAINYLLIDVISTFDWEQKEKLKKLEQQRIANEERKKLGLEVHDSIIQNMYAATLKIQFLLSNKASSKMEDQEKAEILHEVKADLGDAIKKTREFISQTTFEQVELRELKSKVRTLVETYNNNSGVAIAVALEDADSLAEGNLSTKSSTNIYYIIQEAINNAAKHSKGSIIRVAMKVYSDKLEFKIIDDGVGLQLDHINPVMHLGMKSMYKRAEDIGAKLTIQERNPGTEVEIIMPWERGNDEKSD, from the coding sequence ATGGAACGGGAATACTTTTTTTTATACTTAATTTACGGCTTGGTTTTCGTAGCTATGGGGATTTACGCCAGCTACAAAAAGGATAAAGATGTCAACCACATACCTTTAGTGAGATCATTAAAATACCTTGGGGCCTTTGGTGTGACCCATGGCTTATCTGAATGGGTTACAATGGTTGTGATTACTGGTCTTTATGACGAATACTACTTGTACATGTTTTATATAAAGCAAACACTGAAGGCAGTTTCCTTTGTATTTTTAATGTATTTTGGATTAAGTTTGCTCGTGCGAAAGGTAGAGACATATCTAAAGTATGTAAAACTGTTACCGATAGTTATCTTTCTCGTATGGTGCGCAGGCATAATTTGGTTAGTAGTTAAAAATGGGGCATTCTACCATCTTGATAGCCCAGAGTTTAACGTAGTCTTGTTACGGTATTTTATGGGTTTACCTGGAGCAATGATTACAGCGTGGGCATTATATTTGCAAGCAGTTTCATTAGCAAAGAAAAAGCTTTTTTTAATACAAATAAAATACAAACGACTCGCTACAATCTTTTTTTGTTATGGGATTGTCGATGGCCTATTCGTTCGGAAAATGGATTTCTTTCCAGCTAGCGTAATCAACAACACCCTATTTATTGAACTGTTTGGGTTTCCAATTCAGTTTCTAAAGATATTCATTGGTATCGCAATTAATTACCTACTAATTGATGTTATAAGTACCTTTGATTGGGAACAAAAAGAAAAGCTGAAAAAGCTTGAACAGCAAAGGATAGCAAACGAGGAACGAAAAAAGCTTGGTTTAGAAGTACATGATAGCATTATTCAGAACATGTATGCAGCTACTTTGAAGATTCAATTCTTACTTAGTAATAAGGCAAGTAGTAAGATGGAAGATCAGGAAAAGGCAGAGATTTTGCATGAAGTTAAAGCTGATTTAGGCGATGCAATTAAGAAAACTAGGGAGTTCATATCACAAACGACATTTGAACAGGTCGAACTAAGGGAACTGAAAAGCAAGGTGCGCACACTAGTAGAAACTTATAATAATAACTCTGGTGTAGCGATTGCGGTAGCTCTTGAAGATGCTGACTCACTTGCTGAAGGGAACCTATCTACGAAATCCTCAACGAATATTTATTACATTATTCAAGAAGCTATTAATAATGCTGCTAAGCATTCAAAAGGCTCAATCATTAGAGTAGCTATGAAAGTATATAGTGATAAGCTAGAGTTTAAAATAATAGACGATGGTGTGGGTCTTCAATTGGACCACATTAATCCCGTAATGCACCTCGGTATGAAATCGATGTATAAGCGAGCAGAGGATATCGGTGCAAAGCTAACTATTCAAGAACGTAATCCTGGAACAGAAGTTGAGATTATAATGCCGTGGGAGCGTGGGAATGATGAAAAATCCGATTAA
- a CDS encoding response regulator, which translates to MMKNPIKVFIVDDHSVVRKGLKMFLDSNDEITVCGEAGTLKEALDIVGEHKPDIVLLDYKLPDGDGITGCLNIKNTHPNIKIIILTAFATEDVIVGAIRAGADAYLLKDIEGDELVSTIRAVSKGKSVLDSSVTDDVFNSLKIAEKDQRAEFNLTDKEIVILDMLTMGKVNKEIASSLGVSDKTVRNYISKIFKKINVTNRTEAASFWIRQKRANNTN; encoded by the coding sequence ATGATGAAAAATCCGATTAAAGTATTTATAGTTGATGATCATAGTGTTGTCAGGAAAGGCTTGAAGATGTTTTTAGATTCAAATGACGAGATTACAGTATGTGGTGAAGCAGGCACGCTTAAGGAAGCTTTAGATATTGTAGGAGAGCATAAGCCAGACATAGTTCTACTAGATTATAAACTTCCTGACGGTGATGGAATAACAGGCTGCTTAAATATCAAAAATACTCATCCAAATATAAAGATAATTATCCTTACTGCTTTTGCCACAGAAGACGTAATTGTTGGTGCTATTAGAGCGGGGGCAGATGCATACTTACTGAAGGACATTGAAGGGGATGAACTAGTCTCAACAATTCGTGCTGTATCTAAAGGTAAGTCTGTGCTAGATTCATCAGTTACAGATGATGTGTTTAATAGCTTGAAAATTGCAGAAAAGGATCAAAGGGCTGAATTCAATCTTACTGACAAAGAGATTGTGATACTTGACATGCTAACTATGGGCAAAGTAAACAAAGAGATAGCTAGCAGTCTGGGCGTTTCAGATAAAACAGTCCGCAATTATATAAGTAAAATTTTCAAAAAAATAAATGTTACAAACCGCACAGAAGCAGCTAGTTTTTGGATTAGACAAAAACGGGCAAACAACACAAATTAG
- a CDS encoding spore germination protein yields the protein MGKPTTQVPLDKSFSANIDYLINELRIEKNFDVIHHKMEHAGRKIGMFFIDGFAKDDVMLFIMRELEHLKPEDIEHDTIKKLSQTFIPHIEIETTEDLEEIISQTLAGQAALIVEGCEEALLIDIREYPIRSPEEPDIERVVRGPRDGFVETIVFNCALIRRRIRDRSLIMEYMQVGKRSKNDIALAYIDSIADPELVKRLKKEIEKISIDGLAMGEKTLEEFIFGRHLNPYPMVRYTERADTSAVHLMEGHVLIIVDGSPSVMICPATFWHHVQHAEEYRQKPVIGAFLRWVRFAAIAASLFLLPLWYVLATNQQLLPDWLDFIGVENAGEIPLFWQFLIAEVGIEIVRMAAIHTPNALATALGLVAALLIGEIAIEVGIFTSEVVLYAAVAAMGTFATPSYEFSLANRIFRVLFLIAAAIFGIWGFIVAILLWFVMLASTKTLNTPYLWPLIPFNAKAFKELLFRSPIPLSNKRFDILNPLDKTKQ from the coding sequence ATGGGGAAACCAACTACCCAAGTACCATTAGACAAGAGTTTTAGCGCAAATATTGATTATCTAATCAACGAGCTACGCATTGAAAAAAACTTCGATGTCATACACCATAAGATGGAGCATGCAGGTAGGAAGATAGGCATGTTCTTCATTGATGGGTTTGCGAAAGATGATGTCATGCTTTTTATAATGCGTGAATTAGAACACTTAAAGCCTGAAGATATTGAGCATGACACAATTAAGAAACTATCACAGACATTTATTCCTCATATAGAGATAGAAACGACTGAAGATCTTGAAGAAATAATTTCACAGACACTAGCTGGACAAGCGGCGCTTATAGTTGAAGGTTGTGAAGAAGCACTGCTAATAGACATTCGTGAATACCCAATACGTTCCCCAGAAGAACCTGACATTGAGCGGGTTGTACGTGGACCTCGAGACGGATTCGTAGAGACGATTGTCTTTAACTGTGCTTTGATTCGTAGAAGAATTAGAGATAGATCTCTAATTATGGAATACATGCAAGTTGGTAAGCGCTCTAAGAACGATATAGCCTTAGCCTATATCGACTCTATCGCCGATCCCGAGTTAGTCAAACGTTTAAAGAAAGAAATAGAAAAAATAAGTATAGATGGTCTAGCTATGGGTGAGAAAACACTGGAAGAATTTATTTTCGGACGACATCTAAATCCGTATCCTATGGTACGTTATACTGAACGAGCAGACACTAGTGCTGTACATTTGATGGAGGGACATGTACTAATTATTGTAGATGGCAGTCCAAGTGTTATGATATGCCCTGCAACTTTTTGGCATCATGTACAGCATGCTGAAGAATATAGACAAAAACCAGTAATTGGTGCTTTTTTAAGGTGGGTAAGATTTGCAGCGATTGCGGCATCCTTATTTCTACTGCCACTATGGTATGTGCTTGCAACCAATCAGCAGCTACTTCCAGACTGGTTAGACTTCATAGGGGTAGAAAATGCAGGAGAGATTCCGCTGTTTTGGCAGTTTCTAATTGCAGAAGTAGGTATTGAAATCGTGCGTATGGCGGCTATACATACACCGAATGCCTTAGCTACAGCACTAGGTTTGGTTGCTGCTTTACTTATCGGAGAAATAGCCATCGAAGTAGGAATATTTACTAGTGAAGTGGTCTTATATGCTGCCGTTGCTGCCATGGGAACGTTTGCAACTCCGAGCTATGAGTTTAGTTTGGCCAATCGTATTTTTCGCGTGCTATTTCTAATTGCCGCTGCAATATTTGGTATTTGGGGCTTTATAGTTGCTATACTGCTATGGTTTGTTATGCTTGCATCAACAAAGACATTAAATACGCCATATTTATGGCCATTAATACCTTTTAATGCTAAAGCTTTTAAAGAGCTATTATTCAGGTCACCAATCCCACTTAGTAATAAACGCTTTGATATCTTAAATCCTTTAGATAAGACTAAACAGTAA
- a CDS encoding alkaline phosphatase family protein has product MGTERRLLMISLDAVSSDDLEILQELPNFSKLRKKGTLVRDVKSVLISNTYPAHTSIITGTHPNKHGVIDNTLLLPERKSAKWRYHTGDIKVPTLFHKAKEQGLTTCSILYPVTGSAKIDYNILEIAGEMNPLKRAYIMLRHGSARYLISNLLRFRKYIKGIGQPALDDLTTAVAADGLVRYKPNLLALHLIDTDMQKHRYGINSEQTLESLHRQDERLGILMDALEKSGTSDKTSIIIFSDHDSLPVHTGINPNNFLIEQGIIQQTKDKLNRYDAYFHNAGGTTFLKLYNPKAEHGVRQAIDLFLKEPYVARKLTNEEMQVSGMDKEYMVGIEATDGYYFGKPGYKAQHGYALERAGYTPFYLAVGKGIQQGEALSGGCITDICPLAANMLGIPLWDMDGINRLN; this is encoded by the coding sequence ATGGGGACTGAACGTAGATTGCTAATGATATCATTGGATGCAGTTTCAAGCGATGATTTGGAAATATTACAAGAGCTACCGAACTTTTCAAAGCTTCGTAAAAAAGGCACCTTGGTTCGAGATGTCAAATCAGTTCTGATTTCAAATACATATCCGGCTCACACGTCGATTATCACTGGTACACACCCAAACAAGCATGGTGTCATCGATAATACCCTACTTCTACCAGAGAGAAAGTCGGCCAAATGGCGTTATCACACAGGCGATATAAAAGTCCCAACATTATTTCATAAGGCAAAGGAGCAGGGCTTAACAACATGCTCGATTCTCTACCCTGTAACTGGTTCAGCGAAAATAGATTACAATATACTAGAGATTGCAGGCGAGATGAATCCCTTAAAACGTGCGTATATCATGCTACGGCATGGGAGCGCTCGTTACCTGATTTCGAATCTTCTGCGTTTTCGAAAATATATCAAAGGCATTGGACAGCCTGCCCTTGATGATTTGACTACAGCTGTAGCAGCAGACGGACTAGTACGCTATAAGCCAAATCTGCTTGCACTACATCTTATAGATACGGATATGCAAAAGCATAGGTATGGCATAAATAGTGAACAAACGCTAGAATCATTACATAGACAGGATGAGCGTCTTGGCATTCTCATGGACGCTTTAGAGAAGTCTGGAACGTCAGATAAAACAAGCATCATTATCTTTAGTGATCATGACTCATTGCCTGTACATACGGGAATTAATCCAAACAATTTTCTAATAGAACAAGGCATCATACAGCAAACGAAGGACAAGCTTAATCGCTATGATGCCTACTTCCATAATGCTGGAGGAACAACATTTCTAAAGCTGTATAACCCTAAAGCAGAACACGGTGTAAGGCAAGCAATTGATTTATTTCTTAAAGAACCTTATGTCGCAAGGAAGCTAACGAATGAGGAAATGCAGGTTAGTGGCATGGATAAGGAGTATATGGTTGGTATAGAAGCAACTGACGGGTATTACTTTGGCAAACCTGGATATAAGGCGCAGCATGGCTATGCGTTGGAGCGGGCAGGGTATACTCCGTTCTACCTTGCGGTAGGCAAAGGAATACAGCAAGGTGAAGCTTTGTCAGGAGGCTGTATTACTGATATATGCCCTCTGGCTGCTAATATGTTAGGTATTCCTTTGTGGGATATGGATGGAATTAATAGACTCAATTGA